TGGTCAAGCAGTAGGAATTATTGCGAATCAGCCAAAGGCAAAAGGTGGAGTTTTGTTCGTGGATTCTGCGGATAAAGCAACAAAATTCATCAATTTATGTGATGCGTTTGGAATCCCGTTACTTTTCTTAGCGGATGTTCCAGGATTTATGATTGGGACAAAAGTAGAGCGTGCTGGTATTATTCGTCACGGAGCAAAATTGATTATGGCAATGAGTTCTGCGACAGTACCGAAAATTTCCGTTATCGTGCGTAAAGCATACGGTGCAGGGCTATATGCAATGGCTGGCCCGGCGTTTGAACCGGATGTGTGTATCGCGCTACCAACTGCTCAAATTGCCGTCATGGGTCCTGAAGCAGCTGTAAACGCTGTTTATTCGAATAAAATTGAAGCAATCGAAGATCCAAAAGAACGCTTAGCGTTTGTTCAGGAGAAACATCAAGAATATAAAGAAGAAATAGATATTTATAAACTTGCATCTGAAATGGTTATCGATGAAATTGTCGCACCAAAGGATTTGCGTGATGTGCTTTCAGAACGCTTCGCATTTTATTCTACAAAAGAAATTGCGGAAGCTCCTCGAAAACATCCTGTGTATCCAGTATAATGAATGAATCACAAGGCCTACCCGTCGTGGTGGGTCTTTTTAAGTAACAAAAGGTAAGGGGAGAGAAACAGTGCGCTTTGGAATCATCGGGGGAGGCTCTATTGGGCTGCTGTTAGCCTACATCTTGAAGGAAAATGGAACCAATGTAGAGATTATGACGAGAACGGCTCAACAGGCAAAGGTATTAAGGAAAGAGGGATTACATGTTGTCTCCATAGAAGGAGAGAAAAAGAGCTACGACGTGGGAGCGATTCCACTAGAAAATGCGGATTGGAATGTCTATGATGGAGTATTTATCACAGTAAAATCATATGACTTATCGCAACTAAGCTCTTATGTTGCAAAGGCATCGAAAAAACTCCCAATTATTTTTACGCAAAATGGTTTGAGTCACTTTACTTTTGCGCAACAATTTCCAGACCATTTTCTGATTGCGATGACAATTGAACACGGGGCAATCCGGAAAAGTTTACATACAGTGGAGCATAAAGGAGAAGGAAGTATACGAATAGCTTCCTTTACGAAGAAGGGTATACCTGACTCGGTAAAACAACTTGGGATTTCCTTTCAAGAAGAGAAGAACCCTTGGGAAATGCTGTTGCGGAAGGTGACATTAAACGCGTGTATCAATTTAGTCACAGCTCTATTAAAAATGCCAAATGGGGCTTTACTGGAAAATGCGAGTGCAAATCGATTGATGAAACAATTGTACGAAGAATTAGAAGCAGTTTTTCCAGAAATTAAAAGACTTCTTACTTTTACGGAAGTAGAAGCATTATGTGAAAAAACTTCTCGAAACACATCCTCCATGCTGCAAGATGTGATGGCAAATCGTCCTACAGAAGTGGATGCAATAGCTGGAGAGTTAGTACGATTAGCGAAAGAAAAAGGAAAGTCACTTCCCACACTTCAAACGCTCGTATTATTGCTAGAGGCGGAGCAGATGGAAAAAGGAGTGACAACAAATGACTAGTATTTTATCAGCGCTCTCCATATTTGTTGCGTTCCCATTCCTATTATTCGTGATTGTGTATTTCCTAGCGAAAAAGGCGAAGAAGTCATCGATACGTGCATTCGGAATTGCTTCAGATAGTACAACTATCTTGTTGATGATTGCAGTTCCAGTTACGTATCAATCTCTTTTCCATCATTCGATCCTCGCATGGGTCATTGTATTTATCTGCATAACTGCCATCGTTCTAACGACGATCGAATGGAAAACGAAAAAAGAAATCGATATTCAATCGTTGTTTCGACGGATTGCTCGTGTGTTATTTTTAGTTTTTAGTGTTTCGCTGATCATGATGTGGGTGGTTGGAATCATACGGACGATTCTTTATTATCAATCTTGAAATCAAAATATTTTTGAAGGCGTGGAAGAAATGCTATACTCGGATTGTATTTTTTGACGGAAAAAGGAGCATTTTTTATGAAACTCGAAGCAATAGATCTTCCGAATATCTCATCTTTTGTCCGTGATTATCAAGAAAATCCGAACAATTTAGAAGCTTATTTTGACTACTTTCCATCTACATCCGTTATGGATCGAGTCCATTTTGTTGAGCAACAAACGTATCCTCGTGAGGAACTAGCAACATACATAGAGAACTATATGGCTAAAAAAGAACTTTCTAAAAAAACACGCGAAAATATTGAAGCACTCCGAAAGGATGCCTTGGTTGTTATTGGCGGTCAACAAGCTGGTATACTAACTGGTCCTCTCTATTCGCTGCATAAAGCGATTCATGTGATTGCTTTATCTAAAAGTTACGAAAATGAGTTGAATCGACGAATTGTGCCTGTTTTTTGGATTGCTGGGGAAGATCATGATTTTGATGAAATAAGAGTATCGTATGGTCTGCAAAATGGTCACTTAAAAAGACAAGTATATGTAGATCAAAAATTGATGAAAAAAATGGCGTCTGAAGCAGAGATGACATCTGAGAAGCTAGAAGCATTTCTTCGTCTTACATTTCAATCGATGCCGGAAAGTGTGTACACATCGGAATTATGGCAAAAAGTAACACACATTTCCTCTGAAGTTTCATCCTTTAGTGAATTTTTCTTTGCGCTAATGCATGATTTATTTACAGAAGAAGGATTATTGTTTGTGGATTCTGCTGACCCAGAACTTCGGAAAATCGAAGCTCCATTTATGGCGAAGTTAATTGAATCAGCACCTTCCATAACGCAAAAGACGATGCAGTTAGAAGCTTCTTTTAATGAAAGAGGATATGGTACTCCAATTCAGTTGGAAAAAGACAATGCGAATTTGTTTTATGTGAAAGATGGAGAGCGATATTTACTGCGTATGGATCAGGACTGTTTTGTGAATGAACAACTTGGTCTTTCATTCACAAAAGAAGAATTACTGACAGTAGCTTCCGATCAGCCGGAGCGTTTAAGCAATAACGTGGTAACACGACCACTCATGCAAGAAATGCTTTTCCCGACAATTGCTTTTGTCGGAGGAGCTGCAGAAGTCGCGTATTGGGGATTATTAAAAGACGCGTTTCATGAAATTGGTCTAAAAATGCCGATTATTCATCTTCGACAAGGTATCACATATGTAACACCAAGAGCATCGAAATACTTACGTGAATTTAACTTACGTGTGGAAGATATTTGGGGCGGTAAGATTTCAGAAATGAAAGAAGAAATGGTGAAATCACAGTTACCTACTGAGACATTCCAAGCAATTGATGAGTTATCCGAGTATGTCAAGCAACAATACGAAGTGATGGGGGAAAAAGAAACATGGATCGAACCATCTCTTCTTCAACGAAATCTTTCGTACCACAATCGTCAATTCACTTATTTAAAACAAAAAATGGAAGACGATATTTGGAAACGCAACGAACCAGTCTTGCGAAAACTTCGATATTTGGAAAATCTCCTCTATCCAAATGGAGGACTGCAAGAACGAGTTTTCCATCCTTACTTCATGATGAATGAAGCTGGGTACGATTTTGTGCAGGAGTTGCTGACATTATCCGAATCGCAATCTTCGAACCATGCGGTTGTTTACTTATAATTAAATCGCTGAGACAAAAGAAAGATGTTAGACCATAGAAATGGTCTAGCATTTTTTGTTTTTTCCAAAGACATATAACAAAACGAATCAATAATTTCATTCAGTCCTCTTATTTCCATTTCGTACATTCGATTAAACACGAAAAGCTACGTTAATCACCGAATTCAAAAAGTTATTCTCCTAATCGTACACGTTAATCTACGCAAATCACCGTTAATCTCCCAATCGCTACACCAAATCTCCCTAACTTTAGGACTTCACTTTCTCTTATTTCTCGCGCCAGTAACTACCATAATAGAATTCCTATCCATCACCTACACCACAATCCGTTGCACATAAATGAAGAAGACCCCCAACCACCTCAGATTGGATTTTTCATTTTTCCGAAAAGCACACTTTTACACAAGAAGGATTTGTGAAATGAATTAGAAAAACAATCGTTTCCACTCCGTATGTAAATAGTAAGGTTAAAAGAGATAGTGGCTTACCAAAACTCATTTTGATGACAATTAGATTAAATTAAATAAATTTTTCAAAAAATGTGGTAGAAAGTGGGGGGATGTGGTACATTGATTTTATAAAGTGGGGTGAGTTCCATGTTCATGGGTGAATATCAACACAGTGTTGATGCGAAAGGTCGACTGATTATACCGTCTAAATTTCGTGATCATTTATCGGAGTCGTTTGTCATAACACGAGGTCTAGATAACTGTTTGTTTGGATATCCCATGGAAGAATGGCGCAAACTAGAAGAAAAGCTTAAATCGTTACCAGTGACGAAAAAAGATGCTCGAGCATTTACTCGTTTCTTCTTTTCCGGAGCTGTAGAAGTTGAAATTGATAAACAAGGCCGAATTAATATTCCTGCTGGATTACTCTCCCATGCACATGTAGAAAAAGAGTGTGTCATTCTTGGAGTTTCGAATCGCTTTGAAATTTGGGCGAAAGAAGCTTGGACTTCTTATTTTGAGGAGTCAGAAGAGTCCTTTAATGATTTAGCAGAAAATATGATTGGTTTTGATATTTGAGAGTGAGGCGAATCGGATGTTCAACCATACAACTGTATTATTAAAAGAAACAGTGGATGGACTAAACATTCGTCCAGACGGAATTTATGTTGACTGCACATTAGGCGGTGCTGGTCATAGTGAATATTTAGTGTCGCAGTTATCAGATAAAGGGAGATTGTATTGTTTTGATCAAGATACAACTGCCATTGAACATGCGAAAGAACGATTACACAATCATTTACATAAGGTTCATTTTATTCATGCGAATTTCCGTTATTTGAAAGAAGAATTAGAAAAATTATCAGTACATAAAGTAGACGGCATTCTTTATGACTTAGGCGTATCTTCGCCGCAATTAGATACGCCAGAACGTGGTTTTAGCTATCATCACGATGCACCTCTTGATATGAGGATGGATACTACGAGTGATTTAACTGCTTATCATGTGGTGAATGAATGGACGTACGAGGATTTAGTTCGTATCTTCTTCCGTTACGGGGAAGAAAAATTTTCAAAGCAAATTGCTCGTAAAATAGAGGCAGCACGTGAAAATGCACCCATTGAAACAACCTTCCAATTAGTCGATTTGATAAAAGAAGGAATACCGGCACCTGCTAGAAGAAAAGGTGGCCACCCTGCAAAACGAATTTTTCAAGCCATTCGAATTGCAGTAAATGATGAATTAGGCGCAGCAGAAGCTTCGTTAGAGCAA
The Paenisporosarcina cavernae genome window above contains:
- a CDS encoding ketopantoate reductase family protein translates to MRFGIIGGGSIGLLLAYILKENGTNVEIMTRTAQQAKVLRKEGLHVVSIEGEKKSYDVGAIPLENADWNVYDGVFITVKSYDLSQLSSYVAKASKKLPIIFTQNGLSHFTFAQQFPDHFLIAMTIEHGAIRKSLHTVEHKGEGSIRIASFTKKGIPDSVKQLGISFQEEKNPWEMLLRKVTLNACINLVTALLKMPNGALLENASANRLMKQLYEELEAVFPEIKRLLTFTEVEALCEKTSRNTSSMLQDVMANRPTEVDAIAGELVRLAKEKGKSLPTLQTLVLLLEAEQMEKGVTTND
- a CDS encoding DUF3397 domain-containing protein, whose translation is MTSILSALSIFVAFPFLLFVIVYFLAKKAKKSSIRAFGIASDSTTILLMIAVPVTYQSLFHHSILAWVIVFICITAIVLTTIEWKTKKEIDIQSLFRRIARVLFLVFSVSLIMMWVVGIIRTILYYQS
- the bshC gene encoding bacillithiol biosynthesis cysteine-adding enzyme BshC, coding for MKLEAIDLPNISSFVRDYQENPNNLEAYFDYFPSTSVMDRVHFVEQQTYPREELATYIENYMAKKELSKKTRENIEALRKDALVVIGGQQAGILTGPLYSLHKAIHVIALSKSYENELNRRIVPVFWIAGEDHDFDEIRVSYGLQNGHLKRQVYVDQKLMKKMASEAEMTSEKLEAFLRLTFQSMPESVYTSELWQKVTHISSEVSSFSEFFFALMHDLFTEEGLLFVDSADPELRKIEAPFMAKLIESAPSITQKTMQLEASFNERGYGTPIQLEKDNANLFYVKDGERYLLRMDQDCFVNEQLGLSFTKEELLTVASDQPERLSNNVVTRPLMQEMLFPTIAFVGGAAEVAYWGLLKDAFHEIGLKMPIIHLRQGITYVTPRASKYLREFNLRVEDIWGGKISEMKEEMVKSQLPTETFQAIDELSEYVKQQYEVMGEKETWIEPSLLQRNLSYHNRQFTYLKQKMEDDIWKRNEPVLRKLRYLENLLYPNGGLQERVFHPYFMMNEAGYDFVQELLTLSESQSSNHAVVYL
- the mraZ gene encoding division/cell wall cluster transcriptional repressor MraZ; translation: MFMGEYQHSVDAKGRLIIPSKFRDHLSESFVITRGLDNCLFGYPMEEWRKLEEKLKSLPVTKKDARAFTRFFFSGAVEVEIDKQGRINIPAGLLSHAHVEKECVILGVSNRFEIWAKEAWTSYFEESEESFNDLAENMIGFDI
- the rsmH gene encoding 16S rRNA (cytosine(1402)-N(4))-methyltransferase RsmH — encoded protein: MFNHTTVLLKETVDGLNIRPDGIYVDCTLGGAGHSEYLVSQLSDKGRLYCFDQDTTAIEHAKERLHNHLHKVHFIHANFRYLKEELEKLSVHKVDGILYDLGVSSPQLDTPERGFSYHHDAPLDMRMDTTSDLTAYHVVNEWTYEDLVRIFFRYGEEKFSKQIARKIEAARENAPIETTFQLVDLIKEGIPAPARRKGGHPAKRIFQAIRIAVNDELGAAEASLEQALELLSIGGRLSVITFHSLEDRLTKTLFKEASSLPELPPNLPIIPKEMQPKMKLVTRKPIVPSEEELEENNRARSAKLRIIERILD